A single genomic interval of Aphis gossypii isolate Hap1 unplaced genomic scaffold, ASM2018417v2 Contig00768, whole genome shotgun sequence harbors:
- the LOC126555255 gene encoding KRAB-A domain-containing protein 2-like — MWPQVKIVHGKARHSQSQGSVERANQDIESMIATWMETNHNAKWSESLRFVQAMKNSAFHSGIKRSPYEAMFGCTMKMGLATSSIPKNVITELINEDDLISVLEDSKITISNENEEKNNTEKINKDIDIDHNRGKKIDIEINKNTG; from the exons ATGTGGCCTCAAGTTAAAATAGTTCATGGCAAAGCTCGTCACAGCCAATCTCAAGGATCGGTTGAACGAGCTAATCAAGACATCGAAAGTATGATAGCAACTTGGATGGAAACTAATCACAATGCAAAATGGTCTGAATCTTTACGATTTGTTCAAGCAATGAAAAATTCAGCATTTCATTCAg gtaTAAAACGATCTCCCTATGAGGCAATGTTTGGATGTACAATGAAAATGGGACTTGCTACTTCGAGTATACCGAAAAATGTGATAACAGAACTCATTAATGAAGATGACCTTATATCTGTCCTTGAAGActctaaaattacaatttccaATGAGAATGAAGAGAAGAATAATactgaaaaaatcaataaggACATAGACATTGATCATAACCgaggaaaaaaaatcgatattgagatcaataaaaatacaggG